The window TCCCCCGCACTCCGGCACGCGCACTAACGCCCCGCCTGCTCCTCGACAATCTCCAGGCTGCAACGCAAACCCTTCTTCGCGCTCCCCGCCAGCAACAACGACCGGATCGCGTTGATCGTCATCCCTTGGCGGCCGATCACCTTCCCCACATCCTCCGGATGCATGCGCAACTCATAAATCGTCGTGCCATCGCGCGGCACCGGCGTGATCGTTACGTCATCGGGATGGCTCACCAACCCCTTCACCACGTATTCCAAAAAGGCTTGCATCGCCTGGCGGAAATTTTTTACGCCGCGGCAGGTGCGGGAGCGGCAGCGGCGGCCTTCGTGGCTTTCTTGATGAAACTCGCCACCGTGTCGCTCGGCTTCGCGCCCTTGCTCACCCAATACTTTGCCCGGTCAAGGTTCAGGACAAAATTCTCGTCCTTCTTCAACGGCTGATAAGTGCCGATCTCCTCGATGAATTTTCCGTCACGCGGGCTGCGGCCATCGGCCACGACGATACGATACACCGGAGTGTTTTTAGTCCCGACCCGCTTCATCCGAATTTTGACTGCCATAAATAACTTTAACTGTGGTGGCGGCGAACCATGGTTTATAAACCGCCCGCCGTTTCCGGCGTCTCTAAAAAAGAGTGGAGAGCCTACGCATGCCCGCAAGTCTTTGCAAGCACTGATTTGACAATTACAACCATTGCCAAAGCTCCCACTAACCCGCACAATCACAACATCCTCCACTCCACGACATTTTACCATTCTTTTTCACGAATGGTGCTCACTAATCGAAAACAGGTCGTGGCGCACAACAAAAATTTTATTTTTCGCCAGGACTTTAGCGAGAGCGGTCATGAAGAAGATCATTTCTCCACCAAGAAATCCACACCTGCCCTTTTATAATCAGAGCTATTCCTTGGGACGGCAGATCGCCAGTGTGAGTCGCGACTGATCGGAAACCGCCCAAAGATTGAAAGGGCACGTCGCATCTCCCCACGGCACATAGCGAATACTCCCGTCGGCCATGGCGAAATTCGCGCCGCCACGCCCGGCTGATTGCAAAGGATTATTGTGGCGATTTTCCGCCAGGTCACTCAGGTAACCGGCATTGGGCACCAAAAGGTCCAGCGTATAAGCGAGCGAGCCCGTCGCCTTTTCGCCAAAAATAACGGTATCGGAAGGATGAACAATCGCCAAATCCGTCATGGGCCTGGGAAGCGGAGGCTGGCTGCCAATCGCATAAGTACCGCCTGCACTCTTCCAGTCTCCAAAATAATCAGAGAAGCCATTGAACACGAAACTTCGCGGCGCAACATCCGCATTGGTAACTCCTGCGTTCAATGCTTGAACGCTTGCGCTTGAATCATCGGGACAAACCAACACTTGCGCTTGATTGTAAATCGGCTGTAAGCGTTGCGGCCAGTGTTGGTCGAATGGCTCGGGCAACGGCAACTGACTGTCGTTGTCCGTGCCGTACACTGCCACAGCGATATCCAGTTGATGCAGATTGTTCGAGCACGTGATCCGGCGCGCCTTCTCTTTGGAAGCAGCCAGCGCAGGCAATAGCAGGGCCGTCAGGATCGAAATGATGGCAACCACCGTCAGCAATTCAATCAGAGTGAATCCCGGACGCAGAGATGCTCGCCTGGACCATCGTTTGAACTGGCTGAATGCTGTTTGCATGCGCGCTAATGGGATTTCAGCCGAAAGAATTGTTTAACCGTCCTCGAGGGTAAATCAATATACATATGAGAGCTGTCCGATTGGAAGTTTGTTTGAACCACCGTCCACACTCCACTGCGGGGATCGCTGGTGGCCTCCAGCGTTGATTGCGCTTGAGTCAACGGCCAGTAAAGATGGAGCGACCCCTGCGAAACCGACGCATTCAAAGCCAGATTCGCATAGAGCAACGGCCGCGCTGCCTGCTCATAGGTGGCAAAGCTTTGGCTGCCGATGAACGTCTGCACGATACGGTTCTGGCGATCGATCAGGAAAGTTTGCGGAATGGCGGAAATTCCTCCATACGCGCTTTCTACGTTCAAGCCATTGGGACGCGACATGACAATCGGGTAATTGATCTGATTGGCGGAAACAAATGATTGCAGGAGCGCTGTTGGAGGCGTGGAACCATTGTCATCAACCGAGATGCCGACCACCTCTAACCCATCAGAGTTATATTTTTGCTGCAGTGAGATAAGATCGGGAATCTCCGCGACACACGGCCCGCACCAGGTCGCCCAAAAATTTAGCAGCACTACTTTGCCCGCATAATTTGTGGAATTGATATTCGACCCTGTGATGCTTGGCAAAGTCCAGTGCGGCGCTGGGATACCCGAACTGATCGGTGAGCCGGGGACAATGCTCGTTTGCCCGGTGATTGGAACTGTGAGCGTGTCAAACATCGCTGAACCGCTAAACGACGCGGCGGGGCCGAGGGTTGGCATTGGCGTCACCTCGTATGTCAACGTCCGGGACGTACTCCCGGTGAACGGCCCCCAATGGATCATACCGCTCGTGCTATCATAGGTTCCACCATCGCTAATGTTGGAGACCGCCCAATCCGCGGGCGGCAAATCCTGAACGGTATTGGAATGGATGCTCATGTCAGGCGTCACCGCGATCGAGACTGTGAAGGCCGTGCCGGAAGTGAAGCTGGGAGGCATGCTCCTGATCGCAGTGCCCGAACCCACGACCGTTCCCACCGGTGCCACCACTCCTACTGCTTGTCCACGATTGGGAGCATAATCGGAAATGGAAGTGGAACTATACAAACTCAACTGTTGGAATGTGGTCAATGCGAAGTTCATCAACCCATCATCGTTTCCCAACGCGGAAAGTGGTACGGACACCTGAACGGTATTTCCAGAATAGATTACCGGGAAAGTTCCTTCCGTGACGAATGAACTCGAACTCACCACCGCATTGCTTTGGAAATTGGCGCCATGAATGTCAATGAAGTAATCCGTCCCGATTAAAGCGCTGTCGCTGTTGGCGCCGTCGCGGCCCGGGTAACCAGTGGCGGGATTCTGGTCCGTGTCCAAC is drawn from Verrucomicrobiia bacterium and contains these coding sequences:
- the rpsP gene encoding 30S ribosomal protein S16, with the protein product MAVKIRMKRVGTKNTPVYRIVVADGRSPRDGKFIEEIGTYQPLKKDENFVLNLDRAKYWVSKGAKPSDTVASFIKKATKAAAAAPAPAAA
- a CDS encoding redoxin family protein → MKTRTSYLLTLLAVAVLLLQSAEAQSVTTNAVGFISDPAGDAYFSGFDLISASVYVYSSGIATFTATFAPGVDLGSAEIEYTLDTDQNPATGYPGRDGANSDSALIGTDYFIDIHGANFQSNAVVSSSSFVTEGTFPVIYSGNTVQVSVPLSALGNDDGLMNFALTTFQQLSLYSSTSISDYAPNRGQAVGVVAPVGTVVGSGTAIRSMPPSFTSGTAFTVSIAVTPDMSIHSNTVQDLPPADWAVSNISDGGTYDSTSGMIHWGPFTGSTSRTLTYEVTPMPTLGPAASFSGSAMFDTLTVPITGQTSIVPGSPISSGIPAPHWTLPSITGSNINSTNYAGKVVLLNFWATWCGPCVAEIPDLISLQQKYNSDGLEVVGISVDDNGSTPPTALLQSFVSANQINYPIVMSRPNGLNVESAYGGISAIPQTFLIDRQNRIVQTFIGSQSFATYEQAARPLLYANLALNASVSQGSLHLYWPLTQAQSTLEATSDPRSGVWTVVQTNFQSDSSHMYIDLPSRTVKQFFRLKSH
- a CDS encoding KH domain-containing protein yields the protein MQAFLEYVVKGLVSHPDDVTITPVPRDGTTIYELRMHPEDVGKVIGRQGMTINAIRSLLLAGSAKKGLRCSLEIVEEQAGR
- a CDS encoding prepilin-type N-terminal cleavage/methylation domain-containing protein, which translates into the protein MQTAFSQFKRWSRRASLRPGFTLIELLTVVAIISILTALLLPALAASKEKARRITCSNNLHQLDIAVAVYGTDNDSQLPLPEPFDQHWPQRLQPIYNQAQVLVCPDDSSASVQALNAGVTNADVAPRSFVFNGFSDYFGDWKSAGGTYAIGSQPPLPRPMTDLAIVHPSDTVIFGEKATGSLAYTLDLLVPNAGYLSDLAENRHNNPLQSAGRGGANFAMADGSIRYVPWGDATCPFNLWAVSDQSRLTLAICRPKE